One segment of Methylotuvimicrobium sp. KM2 DNA contains the following:
- a CDS encoding M14 family zinc carboxypeptidase: protein MTGVKFPELDQLERIIDQLGTRAQTEVIARIKCRELEFPIHCISIGSAGPDAPVLGFFGGVHGLEKIGSEVILSYLQTITQLLDWDRELLTRLEQLRLVFVPIVNPVGVYLGTRCNGNGVDLMRNSPTEGSGKRRLYSGHRISARLPWYRGNKVTMELEAQALCDVVERHLFNAPLSMALDLHSGFGVRDRLWFPYASKKTPFTFIAETVSLKERYDRCYPHHIYTIEPTCKEYVINGDLWDYLFDEFIERFGTERLFLPFTLEMGSWIWLRKNPMHLFLKHGLFHPILPHRRERVLRRHFMLFDFLQRSLLYPEHWAKLNQQQKQHNKNKALGLWYG from the coding sequence ATGACCGGAGTTAAATTCCCTGAACTCGACCAATTAGAACGCATTATCGATCAACTCGGTACACGGGCCCAAACAGAGGTGATTGCGCGGATTAAATGTCGGGAGCTTGAGTTTCCGATACATTGCATCAGCATCGGATCGGCAGGACCCGATGCGCCCGTTCTGGGGTTTTTCGGCGGTGTCCATGGGCTCGAAAAAATCGGTTCCGAGGTGATCTTGTCTTACCTTCAAACCATCACCCAATTGCTGGATTGGGATCGTGAGTTGCTGACCCGCCTCGAGCAATTGCGATTGGTATTCGTTCCCATCGTAAATCCGGTCGGAGTTTATCTCGGTACTCGTTGTAATGGCAACGGCGTCGATTTAATGCGCAACTCACCCACCGAGGGCTCGGGCAAACGCCGATTATATAGCGGGCATCGAATCTCGGCCCGACTGCCTTGGTATCGAGGTAATAAAGTGACAATGGAGCTGGAAGCGCAAGCTTTGTGCGATGTCGTCGAGCGGCATCTTTTTAACGCACCCTTATCGATGGCGCTTGATTTGCACTCGGGGTTCGGTGTTCGGGATCGCTTGTGGTTTCCGTATGCATCAAAAAAAACGCCTTTTACTTTTATTGCAGAAACCGTGTCCTTGAAGGAACGCTATGACCGTTGTTATCCGCATCATATTTACACGATTGAGCCGACTTGCAAGGAATACGTGATTAATGGCGATTTGTGGGATTACTTATTCGATGAGTTCATTGAAAGGTTTGGTACCGAGCGGCTATTTCTTCCGTTTACGTTGGAGATGGGGTCATGGATTTGGTTGCGCAAAAACCCGATGCACCTCTTTCTAAAACACGGCTTATTTCATCCGATCTTACCGCATCGCCGGGAGAGAGTTCTAAGGCGGCATTTCATGTTGTTCGACTTTTTACAACGAAGTTTATTATATCCGGAACATTGGGCAAAGCTTAATCAGCAACAAAAACAACATAATAAAAATAAAGCATTAGGTCTTTGGTATGGATGA
- a CDS encoding alpha/beta hydrolase, translated as MDEALGKHWILLRGLARESAHWGDFVPLLQDAFPASRISLIDLPGTGCYYRKASPCSIRAIVESVRGDALAKGLLEKPVSVLGLSLGAMVAWEWLSRHPEDIVGEVLMNTSFADLSPFYMRLRRQSYRDFAELAMTRDIFRRESRIVRLVSNRKDLYEAIIDEWARIQKARPISIRNALRQIVAAATYKPSNSNPQCPILLLNGQGDRLVSPACSEAIHKKWRIELRSHPWAGHDLTLDDGGWVATQIQDWVSQRTSCIDRDTEQLYPS; from the coding sequence ATGGATGAGGCGCTAGGAAAACATTGGATTCTGCTTAGGGGCTTGGCTAGGGAGTCCGCGCATTGGGGTGATTTCGTGCCGCTATTGCAAGATGCATTTCCGGCATCCCGTATCAGCTTGATCGATTTGCCGGGCACAGGTTGCTATTATCGAAAGGCCAGTCCGTGTTCGATACGAGCGATAGTAGAAAGTGTTCGTGGTGACGCACTCGCGAAAGGCTTGCTGGAAAAGCCTGTCTCCGTTCTGGGACTTTCGCTCGGCGCGATGGTTGCCTGGGAATGGTTGAGCCGTCATCCTGAAGACATTGTCGGCGAGGTTTTGATGAATACCAGCTTTGCCGATCTAAGTCCCTTTTATATGCGCTTGCGTCGGCAAAGTTATCGTGATTTTGCCGAATTGGCGATGACGCGCGATATTTTTCGGCGAGAATCCCGCATTGTTCGTTTAGTTAGTAATCGAAAAGATCTTTATGAAGCGATCATCGATGAATGGGCGCGGATACAAAAAGCGCGACCGATTTCCATTAGAAATGCTTTACGTCAAATTGTCGCGGCAGCCACTTATAAGCCGAGCAACAGCAATCCTCAGTGTCCGATTTTGTTATTGAACGGGCAGGGCGATCGTCTGGTATCGCCCGCATGCTCTGAGGCTATTCATAAAAAATGGCGTATTGAATTGCGTTCCCATCCCTGGGCCGGTCACGATTTGACTCTAGACGACGGCGGGTGGGTGGCGACGCAAATACAGGATTGGGTGTCTCAAAGAACGTCGTGCATCGACAGAGATACCGAGCAACTATACCCCTCGTAG
- a CDS encoding putative motility protein, producing MVDSVSGLATLATRMSVQQTALDANVAVLNKIQDQQEAEGEAVVKLIESTSAAKGGIDVYA from the coding sequence ATGGTAGATTCCGTCTCGGGTTTAGCCACCTTAGCCACCCGAATGTCCGTGCAGCAAACCGCGCTTGACGCCAATGTTGCTGTACTCAATAAAATTCAAGATCAACAAGAAGCGGAAGGCGAAGCCGTAGTAAAGTTGATCGAATCGACGTCCGCAGCCAAGGGCGGCATCGATGTCTATGCCTAG
- a CDS encoding NfeD family protein: protein MQDYEIVNIWLIGGIILMLLEVLLPGGIVFFLGLGAVLVSALLYAGLIEGWLQAFTVWFIGSLALVFGLRGVAQKFIPAQVEQGKTDEDLDAYDALAKVCEPIPAGGEGRIAFRGSTWKARNYRNDQNLDVGAEVRIIFRENLVWVVDAVETNKNTNETDSNNNSIK from the coding sequence ATGCAGGACTATGAAATTGTAAATATCTGGCTGATCGGCGGCATTATTCTCATGCTGCTGGAAGTTTTGTTGCCCGGCGGCATAGTATTTTTTCTAGGGCTCGGCGCCGTGCTGGTTTCCGCTTTGCTTTACGCCGGTTTGATAGAAGGTTGGTTACAAGCTTTCACAGTTTGGTTTATCGGGTCCCTAGCCTTGGTCTTCGGATTGCGTGGGGTCGCCCAAAAATTCATTCCTGCACAAGTCGAACAGGGCAAGACCGATGAAGATTTGGACGCCTACGATGCACTGGCTAAAGTCTGCGAACCAATACCTGCAGGCGGCGAGGGGCGCATTGCGTTTCGCGGAAGCACTTGGAAAGCAAGAAACTATCGTAATGACCAAAATTTGGACGTTGGGGCCGAGGTGCGCATTATTTTTCGCGAAAACCTGGTGTGGGTGGTTGATGCCGTCGAAACCAATAAAAACACGAACGAAACCGACTCGAATAATAACTCAATAAAATAG
- a CDS encoding SPFH domain-containing protein: protein MLTTLTIFVILAGIIFWKLLIIVPMRQSCVLERLGNFRCVLEPGYHVVVPFLDKVAYRHEIREQVLDIPAQSCITRDNIQVAVDGIVYLKVMDAKRASYGIGDYQMASVNLAQTTMRSEIGKLTLGDTFYERDKLNEAIVREIDKASDPWGIKVMRYEIKNISPSAQVVHTLEKQMEAEREKRAEITLAMAEKESKILISEGYRQEAINISEGQKQKRINEALGRASEIGILAEASAEGLQKVAAAIKKPGGDMAVKMRLVEDFIGRTGEVMKGANVSVLPTDLAHIKGLLSALNQNLPVAQTGAKK from the coding sequence ATGCTTACTACCCTTACGATATTCGTCATATTGGCCGGTATCATTTTTTGGAAGCTGTTGATTATCGTTCCTATGCGTCAATCTTGCGTCTTGGAGCGATTAGGCAATTTTCGATGCGTTCTGGAACCCGGTTATCATGTTGTCGTACCCTTTTTAGATAAGGTGGCTTATCGCCATGAGATTCGCGAGCAAGTGCTCGATATTCCGGCGCAAAGCTGCATCACCCGAGATAATATACAGGTTGCGGTCGACGGTATCGTTTATCTGAAAGTCATGGATGCCAAACGGGCCAGTTACGGAATCGGAGATTATCAGATGGCCAGCGTTAATTTGGCGCAAACGACGATGCGTTCCGAAATCGGTAAGCTGACGCTCGGCGATACCTTTTATGAGCGCGATAAATTGAATGAAGCGATTGTACGAGAAATTGACAAAGCTTCGGACCCTTGGGGAATCAAGGTCATGCGATATGAAATCAAAAATATATCGCCTTCTGCGCAAGTGGTGCACACCCTGGAAAAGCAAATGGAGGCCGAACGCGAAAAGCGTGCGGAAATTACCTTGGCCATGGCGGAAAAAGAGTCGAAAATTCTAATATCGGAAGGCTACCGTCAGGAGGCGATCAATATTTCCGAAGGTCAGAAACAAAAGCGCATCAATGAGGCCTTAGGGCGCGCGAGTGAAATTGGGATATTAGCCGAAGCTTCCGCCGAGGGCTTGCAAAAAGTCGCCGCGGCTATTAAGAAGCCGGGCGGCGATATGGCGGTAAAAATGCGTTTGGTCGAGGATTTTATCGGTCGAACAGGCGAGGTCATGAAAGGGGCCAATGTATCGGTGTTGCCTACCGATCTTGCTCACATCAAAGGTCTGCTGTCGGCGCTTAATCAAAACCTGCCTGTCGCTCAAACGGGAGCTAAAAAATGA
- a CDS encoding SPFH domain-containing protein produces MNNEVSPIDLFNFAVWGIIFLVIITQLFRSIRIVSTRTALIVERLGKYKATLGPGFHVLIPFIDVVTAIQDLREETIDVPPQECFSKDEVQVEVDGVIYMSVSDPIKATYGVTDYRFAAMQLAQTTTRSVIGTLELDKTFEERDMISQAVVDTLNAAGETWGVHVHRYEIKNIKPPSTVQSAMEKQVTAEREKRAILARAEGDKQSRINTSEGTMRELINLSEGERQRLVNEAEGRASEILALATATAESIEKIGNAVVQPGGEEAIKLNLSEKFIDNIAHLADAETSVIFPADLTNLNQLLEALDLHIERQASV; encoded by the coding sequence ATGAATAACGAAGTCAGTCCAATCGATTTGTTTAATTTTGCCGTATGGGGCATCATTTTTCTTGTCATCATTACACAGTTATTTCGCTCCATACGCATCGTTTCCACGCGCACAGCTCTGATTGTAGAGCGTTTAGGCAAGTATAAGGCTACATTAGGCCCCGGTTTTCATGTGCTGATCCCGTTTATCGATGTCGTGACTGCGATACAGGATTTACGCGAAGAAACCATCGACGTGCCGCCGCAAGAATGTTTTTCTAAGGACGAGGTGCAGGTCGAAGTCGACGGCGTTATTTATATGTCGGTTTCCGACCCTATCAAAGCGACTTACGGCGTGACTGATTATCGATTTGCCGCGATGCAGTTGGCGCAGACCACGACCCGTTCTGTGATCGGTACGTTGGAGTTGGACAAAACTTTCGAAGAGCGTGACATGATCAGTCAAGCGGTGGTGGATACGCTCAATGCCGCGGGTGAAACCTGGGGCGTGCATGTGCATCGTTACGAAATCAAGAATATCAAGCCGCCGAGCACGGTTCAGAGCGCGATGGAAAAACAAGTGACCGCCGAGCGGGAAAAGCGCGCCATTCTGGCCAGAGCCGAAGGCGACAAGCAAAGCCGAATCAACACATCCGAAGGTACGATGCGCGAACTGATCAATTTGTCGGAAGGCGAACGCCAACGCTTGGTCAATGAGGCCGAAGGTAGGGCGTCCGAAATTTTGGCCTTGGCGACCGCGACGGCCGAATCCATCGAGAAAATCGGTAATGCAGTCGTCCAGCCGGGCGGCGAGGAAGCTATCAAACTCAACTTATCGGAAAAGTTTATCGATAATATCGCGCATTTGGCCGATGCCGAGACTTCGGTGATCTTTCCTGCCGATTTGACTAATTTGAACCAACTGTTGGAAGCGCTCGATTTACATATTGAACGTCAGGCAAGTGTATGA
- a CDS encoding 5-bromo-4-chloroindolyl phosphate hydrolysis family protein → MNLFRLLPSIKSLRMFVGACLLLSLFVGIGGLAHGKKPNDLAAPVYLVNIDAVINPGTSALLEHAVETAEAHSAAALILQINTPGGLLSSTRDMVRAISESKVPVIGYVGPAGASATSAGAFILLSTHLAVMNSGTNVGAASPVAGDGGEIQGTMAKKIMSDTRAFMRGIAKHHNRNADIAERFVSQAESLSAEEALEANVVDLVVPGFSDLIKAVDGREIQFQGQLLILTLSDKGIRQISPRFIDHILSLVAHPQIAHMLISVGLLAIFIEMLAPGLTLPGILGTIALVLGLVGMQALPVNLGFLVLLLFGIALMIAEYFVAGFGVLGIGGAIAFVLGSLNLFDGPIPVDQSNTILSVSIAVSAAMLLATLLITGSFIFGSRKKGLKGKIGEAMVDFDSNGYVLIDQQRFSADTLEPLRHGDRIEVVKIDRNDRLLVKKARQNLPGTIDESSDETKQTVAESRSMIRRIEQAGNRIHNHEFKSRIERICRVADSILSEIEADPRDIRKARKFLNVYLDGAMQVTEGYAKTHSHSQSGQLTQNFRNVLETIEATFLEQQQKLFEDDLFDLDVKIEVLTAQLKREGIR, encoded by the coding sequence ATGAACTTATTTCGTCTACTTCCCTCAATCAAGTCGTTGCGAATGTTCGTCGGCGCTTGCCTGTTGTTATCGCTGTTTGTCGGTATAGGCGGCTTGGCACATGGAAAAAAACCGAATGATTTAGCGGCTCCCGTATACCTGGTAAACATAGATGCCGTAATTAATCCGGGCACGTCCGCCCTGCTTGAGCATGCAGTCGAAACAGCGGAAGCCCATTCCGCAGCTGCGTTGATCCTACAAATCAATACCCCGGGCGGCTTACTGAGTAGCACGCGAGACATGGTTCGCGCAATTTCGGAGTCGAAGGTGCCGGTTATCGGTTACGTGGGTCCTGCCGGCGCAAGCGCGACATCGGCCGGTGCGTTTATTTTGCTGTCTACGCATCTTGCGGTGATGAATTCCGGTACGAATGTCGGTGCCGCATCGCCGGTTGCGGGCGATGGCGGCGAGATACAAGGTACCATGGCAAAGAAAATCATGAGCGATACCCGGGCTTTCATGCGAGGTATCGCCAAGCATCACAATCGCAATGCGGATATTGCCGAACGTTTTGTTTCCCAAGCCGAAAGCCTATCCGCCGAAGAAGCCTTGGAAGCCAATGTGGTCGATCTGGTGGTGCCGGGATTTTCTGATCTGATAAAAGCCGTTGACGGACGTGAAATTCAATTTCAGGGCCAATTGCTTATACTGACGCTCTCGGATAAAGGCATTCGCCAGATTTCCCCGAGGTTTATCGATCATATTTTGAGTTTAGTCGCGCATCCGCAGATCGCGCACATGCTAATTTCTGTGGGCCTACTTGCGATTTTTATCGAAATGCTCGCTCCGGGCCTAACCCTTCCCGGTATCCTCGGCACGATCGCGCTGGTTTTGGGCTTGGTCGGCATGCAAGCTTTACCCGTTAATCTTGGTTTTCTAGTGCTTTTATTGTTCGGCATCGCGTTGATGATCGCCGAATATTTCGTTGCCGGCTTCGGCGTACTGGGTATCGGCGGAGCGATCGCCTTCGTGCTGGGTAGTTTGAATCTATTCGACGGCCCCATCCCGGTCGATCAGAGCAATACGATACTGTCGGTGAGTATTGCAGTGAGTGCCGCAATGCTGCTCGCAACTTTGCTTATCACCGGCAGCTTTATTTTCGGTTCGCGCAAAAAGGGCTTGAAAGGCAAAATCGGGGAAGCAATGGTCGATTTCGATAGCAACGGTTATGTGTTGATCGATCAACAACGATTCTCTGCCGATACGCTCGAACCGCTTCGTCACGGCGATCGGATCGAGGTTGTTAAAATTGATCGGAACGACCGCTTACTGGTTAAAAAAGCACGGCAAAATTTGCCCGGCACGATAGACGAATCCAGCGATGAAACCAAGCAGACGGTCGCCGAGTCCCGTAGCATGATTCGGCGAATCGAACAGGCCGGCAATCGAATTCATAATCACGAATTCAAAAGTCGGATAGAGCGTATCTGTAGGGTTGCCGACAGTATTTTGAGCGAAATCGAAGCCGACCCGCGAGATATTCGCAAAGCTCGAAAATTTCTTAATGTTTATCTAGATGGAGCGATGCAAGTCACCGAAGGCTATGCCAAAACGCACAGTCATAGCCAATCCGGTCAATTGACACAGAATTTTCGTAATGTACTCGAAACGATTGAAGCAACATTTCTGGAACAGCAACAAAAATTGTTTGAAGATGACCTATTCGATCTTGATGTCAAAATAGAAGTATTAACCGCGCAACTTAAACGGGAAGGTATTCGTTGA